In Thiovulum sp. ES, the following are encoded in one genomic region:
- a CDS encoding pyruvate/2-oxoglutarate dehydrogenase complex, dihydrolipoamide dehydrogenase component (PFAM: Pyridine nucleotide-disulphide oxidoreductase, dimerisation domain) gives MKGIYAIGDVAGPPLLAHKASKEGIVAVENIAGLGSRADWRAMPNVIYTHPEFASVGLTEEKAKD, from the coding sequence GTGAAGGGAATATACGCCATAGGGGACGTTGCCGGCCCTCCACTTTTGGCGCACAAGGCTTCAAAGGAGGGTATAGTTGCGGTAGAAAATATAGCAGGTTTGGGTTCGAGGGCGGATTGGAGGGCCATGCCAAACGTAATATACACCCATCCGGAGTTCGCAAGCGTTGGATTGACGGAGGAGAAGGCCAAGGATTT